The following are encoded in a window of bacterium SCSIO 12643 genomic DNA:
- a CDS encoding PKD domain-containing protein — MRRSALYILGVLLFFAACKKPGPPEESGVPLFYIDATIGGEKVELKAGDDGYYMRPTYFDDTIGIRSFVGKLGKFSCVNSQVCPESFEILIREKDGGSNGGHLSIDENIKVESYGYRGPATHLFKSYKATFFSKATPLGISHHWDFGDGNSSTDVNPVHYYLNESDSLVEPVLTVQSGAGCSNSISYPVHFRKDCLVDFYPSKVGVTLNWNAAPKQNRTELWDLGNGYLPLGSGNPIPGDSIFKACVQSTDVLTGCVTYKCKNIVIDTHLVGCVANYDMIKETVTMEDVRDYLEVTVRWRNASGKLYSSDRFDQPNESVFDIVGVEDYNLNDPDGNPTKRVTLTFKVRLYGDDENDYLDFDTEESVVAISYPKI, encoded by the coding sequence ATGAGAAGAAGCGCTTTATATATTCTAGGAGTGCTACTCTTTTTCGCGGCATGTAAAAAACCAGGCCCACCGGAAGAGAGCGGTGTACCCTTGTTTTATATTGATGCGACTATAGGAGGGGAAAAAGTAGAATTGAAAGCTGGGGATGACGGTTATTACATGCGCCCGACTTATTTTGATGATACCATAGGAATCAGATCATTTGTTGGAAAATTAGGCAAGTTTAGCTGTGTTAATTCCCAAGTTTGTCCAGAGTCATTTGAGATATTGATTAGAGAAAAAGATGGCGGAAGTAATGGCGGTCATCTAAGTATTGATGAGAATATTAAAGTCGAATCCTACGGATATAGAGGTCCTGCAACACATTTATTTAAAAGTTATAAAGCAACATTTTTTTCAAAAGCAACTCCGCTTGGTATTTCCCACCATTGGGATTTTGGAGATGGGAATTCCAGTACGGATGTAAACCCGGTACATTATTATCTAAATGAATCAGATTCTTTGGTAGAACCGGTTTTAACGGTTCAATCCGGTGCTGGATGTTCGAATTCTATTTCGTATCCGGTTCATTTTAGAAAAGACTGTTTAGTTGACTTTTATCCTTCAAAGGTTGGAGTGACGTTAAATTGGAATGCAGCACCAAAGCAAAATAGAACAGAGTTATGGGATTTAGGTAATGGTTATCTACCTCTAGGTTCCGGAAACCCTATTCCCGGAGATTCGATTTTTAAAGCTTGTGTGCAATCGACTGATGTACTTACAGGTTGTGTCACCTATAAGTGTAAGAATATTGTTATTGATACGCATCTGGTGGGTTGTGTTGCCAATTATGACATGATCAAAGAAACTGTGACTATGGAGGATGTGAGAGATTATCTTGAAGTCACTGTGCGTTGGCGAAATGCTTCCGGTAAATTGTATTCAAGTGATCGATTTGATCAACCCAATGAGAGTGTATTTGATATCGTAGGAGTTGAAGATTATAATTTAAATGATCCTGATGGAAATCCTACTAAAAGAGTGACGTTAACCTTTAAGGTAAGGTTATATGGTGATGATGAAAATGATTATTTAGATTTCGATACGGAAGAAAGTGTTGTTGCGATTTCGTATCCTAAAATTTAA
- the recJ gene encoding single-stranded-DNA-specific exonuclease RecJ, whose translation MNKIWKHQPKYTPTQHQALFDSLYSFAKNKSSESESAYSIFAQLLLQRGISTIEEAIEFNNISTSRLHDPFAMLHMDIAVARIIKAIHTEEKIMVYGDYDVDGTTSVALMMSFLRDFTPHLTYYIPDRYNEGYGISFKGIETAESQGISLIIALDCGIKAIDQVAFANSKNIDFIICDHHTPGDESPNACAILNPKQKECTYPYKELPGCGIGFKLCQALSLKLNIDAEKALNLLDLVAISIACDIVPITGENRILASLGLQLINTHPKPNIASILESKSKQITISDLVFQAGPRINAAGRISSGKTAVDLLLANSSEEISSFSSQISNYNSERKKEDQRTTEEALQIIHEEGSTNEKNTTVLYNPDWHKGVIGIVASRVIEHHYRPTVIITKSKDGVLSGSVRSVKGFNVYNALEQCQNEILQFGGHQYAAGLTLKESQLSGFKNKFEETVTQQMTEKQFTPEINYDVEIQLSEVSQLLKKFIDKLEPFGPMNMTPTFVSKGIFGTSNCRAVGQDKSHLKLELTNENKDIKIPGIAFGLGHLTDHILTGQSFDIAFSIDINYWNNMETLQLMVKDIKF comes from the coding sequence ATGAATAAAATCTGGAAACACCAACCCAAATACACTCCAACCCAACATCAAGCACTATTCGATTCACTCTACAGTTTTGCTAAAAACAAGTCATCAGAAAGTGAATCTGCATATTCCATTTTTGCGCAGCTTTTATTGCAACGTGGGATTTCTACTATTGAAGAAGCCATTGAATTCAACAATATTTCTACTTCACGACTTCACGACCCGTTTGCAATGCTCCATATGGATATCGCAGTAGCAAGAATCATCAAAGCGATTCATACTGAAGAAAAAATCATGGTTTATGGGGATTACGATGTAGATGGCACTACTTCCGTTGCTTTAATGATGTCTTTTCTAAGAGATTTCACACCCCATTTGACTTATTACATTCCGGATCGATATAATGAAGGTTATGGAATTTCATTTAAGGGTATAGAAACTGCAGAATCACAAGGTATAAGTCTGATTATTGCTTTAGACTGTGGTATTAAAGCAATTGATCAGGTAGCATTCGCAAATAGTAAAAACATCGATTTCATTATTTGTGACCATCATACTCCTGGTGACGAATCTCCAAATGCATGTGCCATTTTAAATCCTAAACAAAAAGAATGTACTTATCCATATAAAGAGCTTCCCGGTTGTGGAATTGGATTTAAATTATGTCAGGCATTATCTTTAAAACTAAATATAGATGCTGAAAAAGCTTTAAATCTGCTTGATCTTGTTGCGATCAGTATTGCTTGTGATATCGTTCCAATTACCGGGGAAAATAGAATTTTAGCTTCTTTAGGTCTTCAACTAATTAATACTCATCCAAAGCCTAATATTGCTTCAATTTTGGAAAGCAAGAGTAAGCAAATTACCATTTCAGATTTGGTTTTTCAAGCAGGTCCTCGGATCAATGCTGCTGGAAGAATTTCATCTGGGAAGACTGCGGTTGATTTACTACTTGCTAACTCATCTGAGGAAATCTCTTCTTTTTCCAGTCAGATCTCTAATTATAATTCCGAAAGAAAAAAAGAAGATCAACGTACTACTGAAGAAGCTTTACAAATCATTCATGAAGAAGGTTCTACCAACGAAAAAAACACTACTGTTTTATACAATCCAGATTGGCATAAAGGTGTCATAGGTATCGTAGCTTCCAGAGTTATTGAGCATCATTATCGTCCGACTGTGATTATCACAAAGTCCAAAGATGGTGTTTTAAGTGGATCCGTCAGAAGTGTAAAAGGGTTTAATGTTTATAATGCATTAGAACAATGTCAAAATGAAATTTTACAATTTGGCGGGCATCAGTATGCTGCTGGGTTAACCTTAAAAGAATCTCAATTATCAGGATTTAAAAACAAGTTTGAGGAAACCGTAACTCAACAAATGACCGAAAAACAATTCACTCCTGAAATTAATTACGATGTAGAAATTCAGCTTTCAGAAGTATCTCAATTACTAAAGAAATTTATTGATAAGTTAGAACCTTTCGGACCTATGAACATGACTCCTACATTTGTTTCCAAAGGCATATTTGGAACATCTAATTGTAGAGCTGTTGGTCAAGATAAATCACATTTAAAACTGGAACTTACTAACGAAAACAAGGATATCAAAATTCCGGGGATCGCATTTGGGCTAGGACATCTCACAGATCATATACTTACCGGACAATCATTTGACATCGCATTTTCTATTGATATCAATTACTGGAATAACATGGAAACTTTACAACTTATGGTAAAGGATATTAAATTTTAG
- a CDS encoding NifU family protein, with product MKTPISIYAEMTPNPKAMKFVANMPLLEDGVFEYESANDATNSPLAKVLFTFPFVQSVMISFNFVTITIVPSLEWDDVVMEVREYLTNYLQAGQPIMDENVVVEVEEKVVEKEAEFTPLPKPGEVRDIDKKIKHILREYVSPAVENDGGAISFESFEDGELKVKLSGACNGCPSSNQTLQYGIQNIFEKLLPQVKKVSSV from the coding sequence ATGAAAACACCAATATCGATATATGCAGAGATGACACCAAATCCAAAAGCAATGAAGTTTGTTGCGAATATGCCTTTGTTGGAGGATGGTGTGTTTGAATATGAATCGGCAAATGATGCGACAAACTCACCGTTGGCAAAGGTGTTGTTTACATTTCCTTTTGTACAATCAGTAATGATCTCTTTTAATTTTGTAACCATAACAATTGTTCCGAGTCTGGAGTGGGATGATGTTGTGATGGAGGTCAGAGAATATCTTACAAATTATTTGCAAGCGGGTCAACCAATAATGGATGAAAATGTAGTGGTAGAGGTTGAGGAAAAAGTAGTGGAAAAAGAAGCGGAATTTACACCCTTACCTAAGCCAGGGGAAGTACGTGATATTGATAAGAAGATTAAGCATATTTTGAGAGAGTATGTGAGTCCGGCTGTTGAAAATGATGGAGGAGCAATTAGTTTTGAATCATTTGAAGATGGTGAATTAAAAGTGAAATTAAGTGGAGCCTGTAATGGGTGTCCTTCTTCAAATCAAACATTACAATATGGAATACAGAATATTTTCGAAAAACTATTACCTCAGGTTAAGAAAGTTTCTTCAGTATAA
- a CDS encoding RNA polymerase sigma factor, with the protein MLVDKSLLVDCQNNVRRAQFELYRKCYGVLMGICLRYQRNSADAEELLNMGFLKIVTKLDKYHEDIPFEAWIRRIMINTIIDEFRKNKKAKAAIEYTDFNGVHESKSVSLNEADMSFDAEELELMIQSLPPVSQKVFNMHVIDGYSHKEIAEQMDISVGTSKWHVSNARKILRGMLEEAKSKTKYYTTA; encoded by the coding sequence ATGTTGGTAGATAAGTCCTTATTAGTAGATTGCCAGAACAATGTGAGAAGAGCTCAGTTTGAGTTGTATCGCAAGTGTTACGGTGTTTTAATGGGGATTTGTTTGCGTTACCAAAGGAACAGTGCAGATGCAGAGGAGTTATTAAACATGGGCTTTCTTAAAATCGTAACAAAATTGGATAAATATCATGAAGATATTCCATTTGAAGCGTGGATAAGAAGGATCATGATTAACACAATAATAGACGAATTTAGAAAGAATAAAAAAGCAAAAGCGGCTATTGAGTATACTGACTTTAATGGTGTTCATGAATCAAAATCTGTTTCTTTAAATGAGGCAGATATGTCTTTTGATGCTGAGGAGTTGGAGTTAATGATTCAGAGTTTGCCACCGGTTTCACAGAAAGTGTTTAATATGCACGTGATCGATGGATATAGTCATAAAGAGATAGCTGAGCAAATGGATATTAGTGTTGGGACATCCAAATGGCATGTTTCAAACGCAAGAAAAATACTTAGAGGAATGCTTGAAGAAGCAAAATCTAAAACAAAATATTACACGACCGCATGA
- the dnaG gene encoding DNA primase translates to MIKKETIDRIFEAARIEEVIGEFVNLKRSGASYKGLSPFAEERTPSFMVSPSKQIFKDFSSGKGGSVVTFLMEHEQMSYPEALRYLAEKYNIEIEETESSPEQEEAKSHRESLYIVSDWAQKYFQNNLHETDEGKAIGLSYFTERGFTKETIETFQLGYAIDQFDAMVKASKEQGFNSDYLLELGLLKDKGKGLYDGFKGRVLFPIQNLSGRTLGFGGRTLKTDKKIPKYLNSPECDIYHKSKIVYGIYQAKKYMVKEDVCFLVEGYTDVISMHQAGVKNVVASSGTALTSEQVRLIGRYTKNITILYDADPAGIKASFRGIDIILAEGLNVKAALLPEGEDPDSFAKARKLDEIQTYFDSNVRDFILFKTQLLSDETAGDPLKKAGLIRNIIESISMIPDSITRSVYTKECSSLLDVPEKALISELNKIRVKKHKDQIRKEAVKNEPQFDEPPPEFFDPTFKKEEKVESTTYHQEKDIVRLMLNYGRVEIDVDSIDEEDNDIIIKMKLADFVAEEIQADELTFEDVVLQNIFDTYLAQLSNDENKDPILHLTSLEDVAVRELVSDLVSEKYVLHNWQSQNIEVQTEESKIFRAVTDALYAFKARKINVIIHQKRLELKEIQEKNGDILDVLMELQNLGEIKRQLLSQQGITIF, encoded by the coding sequence GTGATAAAGAAAGAAACCATAGATAGGATTTTTGAAGCAGCCAGGATTGAAGAAGTGATTGGCGAATTCGTCAATCTAAAACGATCTGGAGCTAGTTACAAAGGGTTGAGTCCGTTTGCAGAAGAACGTACCCCTTCGTTTATGGTTTCTCCTTCGAAGCAAATATTTAAAGATTTTAGTTCTGGTAAAGGGGGGAGTGTGGTTACCTTCCTGATGGAGCATGAACAAATGTCTTATCCGGAGGCGCTTCGATATTTAGCTGAAAAATATAATATCGAGATTGAAGAGACGGAATCTTCTCCGGAACAGGAAGAAGCTAAAAGTCACAGAGAAAGCCTGTATATTGTTTCTGACTGGGCTCAGAAGTATTTCCAAAATAATTTGCATGAAACCGATGAAGGAAAGGCCATCGGGTTAAGCTATTTTACGGAACGTGGATTTACCAAAGAGACCATAGAAACTTTTCAGTTAGGGTATGCTATAGATCAATTTGATGCAATGGTTAAAGCATCAAAAGAGCAAGGGTTTAATTCTGACTATTTATTAGAATTAGGATTACTTAAGGATAAAGGGAAAGGTCTTTATGATGGATTCAAAGGACGTGTGCTTTTTCCTATCCAAAACCTTTCCGGTAGGACTTTAGGTTTTGGAGGTAGGACTTTAAAGACAGATAAAAAAATCCCAAAATACTTAAACTCACCTGAGTGTGATATTTACCATAAGAGTAAAATAGTTTATGGGATATATCAGGCCAAGAAATACATGGTTAAAGAAGATGTTTGTTTTTTGGTTGAAGGATATACGGATGTTATATCCATGCATCAGGCTGGAGTAAAGAATGTAGTAGCTTCTTCGGGAACTGCATTAACCAGTGAACAAGTACGTTTGATTGGGCGTTATACAAAGAATATTACGATCTTATATGATGCAGACCCTGCAGGAATAAAGGCGTCCTTTAGAGGAATTGATATTATTTTGGCTGAAGGGTTAAATGTTAAAGCTGCATTACTACCGGAAGGTGAGGATCCTGACTCTTTTGCCAAGGCAAGAAAATTAGACGAAATCCAGACGTACTTTGATTCAAATGTCAGAGATTTCATTCTTTTTAAAACACAGTTGTTAAGTGATGAAACGGCTGGAGACCCTTTAAAAAAAGCAGGGCTCATACGAAATATCATTGAGTCAATTTCAATGATACCTGATAGTATTACCAGATCAGTATACACCAAAGAATGTAGTTCTTTACTTGATGTGCCAGAAAAAGCTTTGATTTCTGAATTAAATAAAATTCGGGTTAAAAAGCATAAAGATCAGATAAGAAAAGAAGCGGTAAAAAATGAGCCTCAATTTGATGAGCCACCACCAGAGTTTTTTGACCCGACTTTTAAAAAGGAGGAGAAAGTTGAAAGTACGACCTATCATCAGGAGAAGGATATTGTGAGATTGATGCTCAATTATGGACGAGTGGAGATTGATGTGGATTCTATAGATGAGGAGGATAATGATATTATCATTAAGATGAAGTTGGCTGATTTTGTGGCAGAAGAAATACAAGCTGATGAATTGACCTTTGAAGACGTTGTGCTCCAAAATATTTTTGATACATATTTAGCGCAATTAAGTAATGACGAAAACAAAGACCCTATATTACATTTAACCTCATTGGAAGATGTGGCCGTAAGAGAATTGGTTTCGGACTTAGTATCCGAAAAATATGTACTACATAATTGGCAAAGTCAAAATATTGAAGTGCAAACTGAAGAAAGTAAAATCTTCAGGGCAGTTACGGATGCATTATATGCATTTAAAGCACGGAAGATTAATGTAATTATCCATCAAAAAAGATTGGAACTAAAAGAAATACAAGAAAAAAATGGAGATATTTTAGATGTATTGATGGAGTTGCAAAACCTGGGGGAAATCAAGCGTCAATTGCTTTCACAGCAAGGAATCACGATTTTTTAA
- a CDS encoding PorT family protein produces MNDESLDKLFKDGLSGRDVNFNMDSWRKMEEMLPPETKGGYFTKSTAAMVVGFLFVVSASVFVWSWNTSGDDVLAENIVEVNENTPTILDSIVNVPGKEHSASIASEGDLSSRSENGREESLTQEDELTQNDALFGESEVNGQNVVASNSHRNTERAGNSVSNRSKTKTNKRSNRNLTNFSATSAENDVRLSEEKIAFSGNAFTKISGIGELSTMSLVQEEEDQTLFVDVSNGKLPVADRNAIGIIGGVSVNESLTGTSNGISGSEFFGVSYERYLNGGFSLKSNLLYASRNQVNTVKTFDVKSYDFGSRTEQTTVTAQRLMYIELPVMVNYGFRNHNIMAGGSFSYLLGGLNKESTTYTSLTEDPRYEDAKKWGYADGFKPYDIALVAGYEYNFNSRLNMGLRLNYGLLDITDDQYFGTKSFDNNVQFRVYLTYSPFHF; encoded by the coding sequence ATGAATGACGAAAGTTTAGATAAGTTATTTAAAGATGGGCTTTCGGGAAGAGATGTTAATTTTAACATGGATTCTTGGCGAAAGATGGAGGAAATGCTTCCACCTGAGACGAAAGGTGGGTATTTTACTAAGAGCACTGCAGCTATGGTTGTGGGGTTCTTATTTGTTGTAAGCGCATCAGTTTTTGTATGGAGTTGGAATACGTCTGGAGATGATGTTCTGGCTGAGAATATTGTTGAAGTAAACGAGAATACTCCAACAATTTTGGATTCTATTGTGAATGTACCTGGAAAAGAGCATTCGGCAAGTATTGCAAGCGAAGGGGATTTGAGTTCGAGATCTGAAAATGGTCGTGAAGAATCTTTAACTCAAGAAGATGAATTGACGCAAAACGATGCTTTGTTTGGAGAATCAGAAGTAAATGGTCAGAATGTAGTTGCTTCGAATTCTCATAGAAATACGGAGCGTGCTGGAAATTCTGTATCAAATAGAAGTAAAACTAAAACAAATAAAAGAAGTAATAGAAATCTTACGAATTTCAGTGCAACAAGTGCTGAGAATGATGTGAGATTAAGCGAAGAAAAGATTGCTTTTTCTGGCAATGCATTCACTAAAATATCTGGAATAGGAGAATTATCAACGATGTCTCTGGTTCAGGAGGAGGAAGATCAAACATTATTTGTGGATGTTAGTAATGGTAAACTTCCTGTGGCAGATAGAAACGCCATTGGAATCATAGGTGGGGTGTCAGTTAATGAAAGCTTGACTGGAACGTCTAATGGAATATCAGGTAGTGAGTTCTTTGGAGTATCGTATGAGCGATATTTAAATGGCGGATTTAGTTTAAAATCCAATCTGCTGTATGCTTCAAGAAATCAAGTGAATACTGTGAAAACATTTGATGTGAAATCATATGATTTTGGAAGTCGTACTGAGCAAACAACAGTTACTGCCCAAAGATTAATGTACATTGAGTTACCAGTTATGGTGAATTATGGATTCAGAAATCATAATATCATGGCTGGTGGAAGTTTCTCATACTTACTTGGAGGTTTGAATAAAGAATCGACAACATATACTTCATTGACGGAAGATCCTAGATATGAGGATGCTAAGAAATGGGGATATGCTGATGGTTTCAAACCATATGATATTGCATTAGTTGCTGGATATGAATATAACTTTAATTCAAGATTAAACATGGGACTTAGATTAAACTATGGTTTACTTGATATTACAGATGATCAATATTTCGGAACTAAATCATTTGACAATAACGTTCAATTTAGAGTATATCTAACCTATTCACCGTTCCATTTTTAA
- a CDS encoding gamma carbonic anhydrase family protein, whose amino-acid sequence MALIKTVRNKTPQFGKNVYLSENATIIGDVKTGDDCSIWFNAVIRGDVNSIEIGNKVNIQDGAVLHCTYQKSPTVLEDNVSVGHNTLIHGCHIKSNVLVGMGAIVMDDVVIESNVIIAAGAVVLQGTHIPSGTVWAGVPAKKVKDLSEALLQGEIERIANNYLFYSDWYKEEKQISGLSS is encoded by the coding sequence ATGGCACTTATCAAGACGGTACGAAACAAAACCCCTCAATTTGGAAAAAATGTTTATCTCTCTGAAAACGCAACAATAATTGGTGATGTTAAAACAGGTGATGATTGTAGCATTTGGTTTAATGCCGTCATTCGAGGGGATGTCAACTCCATCGAAATAGGTAATAAGGTTAATATTCAAGATGGAGCTGTTCTACATTGCACTTATCAAAAATCACCTACCGTTCTTGAAGACAATGTTTCAGTGGGGCACAATACGTTAATTCATGGTTGCCATATCAAATCAAATGTATTAGTGGGAATGGGCGCAATTGTGATGGACGATGTTGTTATCGAAAGCAATGTAATTATAGCTGCTGGAGCGGTTGTATTGCAAGGAACTCATATCCCTTCTGGAACAGTATGGGCAGGGGTTCCTGCTAAAAAAGTTAAAGACCTAAGTGAAGCGCTTTTGCAAGGAGAAATTGAACGAATTGCAAATAACTATCTGTTCTATTCCGACTGGTATAAAGAAGAGAAACAAATCTCCGGATTGTCATCAT
- a CDS encoding DUF819 family protein: MIILQIALILVLPVLLFRLERQMRWLKSIVMAYVLGVIIGNVDPDFFDHGMLKELTGISIILAIPLMLFSSNIKMWIQQPRKLLLAYVLAVVATSTSVAIGWFIFQDGLENLPLISGMIEGVYTGGTVNLNAVGYAFEAPEEMMVLLNGYDMAFSGVYLLFIFTFLPAVLKFILKSDSDIKNEVRQEDEVDFFQLAFKEQLLSIGKGVGLSALILGGVVGIAILLTGKMHELIIIFGVTGLALIGSNFKNIQGINGNMVMADYFMIIFGFTLGAQANVAELLSGHLDIFKYFAVIYSTMLTIHLILAKIFKIDVNAFLISSTAAIFGPPFIGPVAESLNRRNLIAPGIIIALMGNAIGTYLGILVVQILS; the protein is encoded by the coding sequence ATGATTATATTACAGATAGCTTTAATTCTAGTATTACCAGTACTATTATTCCGTTTGGAAAGACAAATGAGGTGGTTGAAGTCAATTGTGATGGCTTATGTGTTGGGTGTCATCATTGGGAATGTTGATCCTGATTTTTTCGATCATGGTATGCTGAAAGAACTTACAGGGATAAGTATAATTTTAGCAATACCATTGATGTTGTTTTCCAGTAATATTAAGATGTGGATTCAACAGCCTCGAAAATTATTGTTAGCCTACGTGCTTGCGGTAGTTGCGACAAGTACTTCTGTTGCTATTGGGTGGTTTATTTTTCAAGATGGTTTGGAAAACTTACCATTAATTTCCGGAATGATTGAAGGGGTATATACCGGAGGGACAGTGAATCTAAATGCGGTAGGGTATGCTTTTGAGGCACCTGAAGAAATGATGGTATTGTTAAATGGATATGATATGGCATTTAGTGGGGTATACCTGTTATTTATATTTACTTTTTTGCCTGCGGTATTGAAATTCATATTGAAAAGTGATTCAGATATTAAAAATGAAGTGAGGCAAGAAGACGAGGTGGATTTCTTCCAATTGGCATTCAAAGAACAATTGTTGAGTATAGGAAAAGGAGTAGGCCTGTCAGCGTTGATATTAGGAGGTGTTGTAGGAATAGCGATTCTATTGACCGGGAAAATGCATGAGTTGATCATTATTTTTGGAGTAACGGGATTGGCTTTAATTGGTTCTAACTTTAAAAATATTCAGGGGATTAATGGGAATATGGTTATGGCCGATTATTTTATGATCATTTTTGGTTTTACGCTTGGTGCACAAGCCAATGTGGCAGAGTTGTTATCCGGACATTTGGATATCTTCAAATACTTTGCGGTGATATACAGTACGATGTTGACCATTCATTTAATTCTTGCTAAAATTTTTAAAATTGATGTGAATGCATTTTTGATCAGTTCCACTGCGGCCATATTTGGTCCTCCTTTTATTGGGCCAGTCGCGGAATCACTAAATAGACGAAATTTAATTGCGCCAGGAATTATTATAGCTTTAATGGGCAATGCAATTGGAACTTATTTGGGAATACTGGTAGTTCAGATATTGAGTTAA
- a CDS encoding bifunctional 3-deoxy-7-phosphoheptulonate synthase/chorismate mutase type II, producing MTSKLDIDRSNGLPNNKPIIISGPCSAESPEQLMSTAKELANSGKTNVLRAGVWKPRTRPNAFEGIGEEALRWLADAGKETELPTSTEVATAEHVESALKAGIDILWIGARTTTNPFSVQAIADSLRGVDIPIMVKNPINPDINLWVGALERINRAGITKLSAIHRGFSTFHQQYRNAPLWDIPLKLKMLFPDMPLINDPSHISGSRNHLQQVAQKAMDLDMDGLMIESHIDPDHALSDAKQQLTPSALSLMLDELQYRSSSSDSKSYNIKLEELRSQIDQIDNEILEALGKRMSVTGEIGHYKKSNEVTIFQIDRWKEILDTRQPFAISNGLSESFTDKFLQLVHDESIRVQTEILNQKK from the coding sequence ATGACATCAAAACTAGATATAGATCGTTCGAATGGTTTACCGAATAATAAACCAATTATAATTAGTGGACCATGTAGTGCAGAAAGCCCGGAACAATTGATGTCAACGGCAAAAGAACTTGCAAATTCAGGCAAGACAAATGTTTTACGTGCTGGTGTTTGGAAACCCAGAACACGTCCAAATGCATTTGAAGGAATTGGTGAAGAAGCCTTACGCTGGTTAGCTGATGCAGGCAAAGAAACTGAGCTTCCTACCAGTACCGAGGTGGCCACGGCAGAACATGTTGAATCAGCATTAAAAGCTGGTATTGACATTTTATGGATTGGCGCGAGAACAACTACAAACCCATTCTCTGTTCAGGCTATTGCAGATTCGTTAAGAGGTGTGGATATTCCTATAATGGTAAAAAATCCAATCAATCCGGATATTAATTTATGGGTGGGCGCCCTGGAAAGAATTAACAGAGCAGGAATCACAAAGTTATCTGCTATTCACCGCGGGTTTTCGACATTCCATCAACAGTATAGAAATGCCCCTCTTTGGGATATTCCTCTAAAGTTGAAGATGCTTTTTCCAGACATGCCTTTGATTAACGATCCGAGTCATATTTCCGGAAGCCGAAACCACTTACAACAAGTCGCTCAAAAAGCAATGGATTTGGATATGGATGGTCTGATGATCGAATCTCATATTGACCCTGATCATGCACTTAGTGATGCTAAACAACAATTAACTCCAAGTGCTCTCAGTCTCATGTTGGATGAACTTCAATACAGGTCTTCATCTTCTGATTCAAAATCATACAACATTAAACTAGAAGAACTCAGAAGTCAAATTGACCAGATCGATAATGAGATTCTTGAGGCTTTGGGGAAACGAATGTCCGTGACAGGCGAAATTGGTCATTATAAAAAATCTAATGAGGTTACCATTTTCCAGATTGATCGTTGGAAAGAAATTTTAGATACACGCCAACCTTTTGCGATCTCAAACGGTTTATCTGAATCATTTACAGATAAATTTCTTCAATTGGTTCATGACGAATCAATTCGCGTTCAAACTGAGATTCTAAATCAGAAAAAGTAA